A window from Solanum stenotomum isolate F172 chromosome 5, ASM1918654v1, whole genome shotgun sequence encodes these proteins:
- the LOC125865897 gene encoding glycine-rich RNA-binding protein GRP1A-like → MAAEVEYSCFVGGLAWATTDRTLSDAFSTYGEVVDSKIINDRETGRSRGFGFVTFKDEKSMKEAISGMNGSELDGRSITVNEAQARGSGGGGGGGGFGGGRRREGGGGGYGGGGGYGGGGGGGYGGGRREGGGGGGYGGGRREGGGGGGYGGGGYGGGDRY, encoded by the exons ATGGCTGCCGAAGTTGAGTATAGTTGCTTCGTCGGTGGGCTCGCATGGGCCACCACCGATCGAACACTTAGCGATGCTTTCTCTACCTACGGCGAAGTAGTCGACTCGAAG atcaTTAACGACCGAGAAACTGGTAGATCTAGAGGATTTGGCTTTGTTACCTTCAAGGATGAAAAATCCATGAAGGAAGCAATCTCAGGGATGAACGGTTCGGAACTTGATGGCCGTAGCATCACTGTTAACGAAGCCCAGGCCCGCGGAAGtggaggtggtggtggtggtggcggTTTCGGTGGTGGCAGACGCCGTGAAGGCGGTGGCGGTGGTTACGGAGGAGGTGGCGGCTACGGAGGTGGCGGCGGTGGCGGCTATGGAGGTGGCAGACGTGAAGGAGGTGGTGGTGGCGGCTACGGAGGTGGCCGACGTGAAGGTGGTGGCGGCGGAGGTTACGGTGGTGGTGGATATGGCGGTGGTGACCGTTATTAG